One part of the Musa acuminata AAA Group cultivar baxijiao chromosome BXJ1-5, Cavendish_Baxijiao_AAA, whole genome shotgun sequence genome encodes these proteins:
- the LOC135673538 gene encoding probable calcium-binding protein CML18 — MACKGDGAEARSVRTNFNWLSSSSEAAMEISSQLKEVFRLIDSNGDGKISPPELCDLLLCMGHERATAARKAEVMVREADCNGDGFIDLDEFMEAVGGGGSGSGGDMSGSREELMEAFRVFDVDGNGFICAEDLRRVLVRLGHGKCSLRECRLMIRGVDRNGDGLVDFDEFWSMMTAGACWKVCN; from the coding sequence ATGGCGTGCAAGGGAGACGGAGCAGAGGCCAGGAGTGTCCGCACGAACTTCAACTGGTTGTCGTCGTCCTCCGAAGCGGCCATGGAGATATCCAGCCAGCTGAAGGAAGTGTTCCGGCTCATCGACTCCAACGGCGACGGGAAGATATCTCCTCCGGAGCTCTGTGACTTGCTGCTGTGCATGGGACACGAGCGGGCCACGGCCGCGCGGAAGGCTGAGGTGATGGTGCGAGAGGCAGACTGCAACGGGGATGGCTTCATTGACCTCGACGAGTTCATGGAGGCCGTCGGCGGAGGAGGGAGCGGAAGCGGCGGCGATATGTCCGGTAGCAGAGAGGAGCTGATGGAAGCCTTCCGGGTGTTCGACGTCGACGGGAACGGGTTCATCTGCGCCGAGGATCTAAGGAGGGTACTCGTCCGTTTGGGCCACGGCAAGTGCAGCCTCCGGGAGTGCCGGCTCATGATCAGAGGCGTCGATAGGAACGGCGACGGCCTCGTGGACTTCGACGAGTTCTGGTCCATGATGACCGCCGGCGCATGTTGGAAAGTGTGTAATTGA
- the LOC135674952 gene encoding protein SMALL AUXIN UP-REGULATED RNA 12-like — MAFRRSNKLPQAAAIKQILKRCSSLGRRQLPADVPKGHFAVYVGESRSRFIVPISYLTHPEFQSLLRQAEEEFGFDHDMGLTIPCEEVVFRSLTSMLR; from the coding sequence ATGGCGTTCCGGAGGTCGAACAAGCTGCCGCAGGCCGCGGCCATCAAGCAGATACTGAAGAGGTGCTCGAGCCTGGGGAGGAGGCAGCTGCCGGCGGACGTGCCCAAGGGCCACTTCGCGGTGTACGTGGGCGAGAGCCGGAGCCGGTTCATCGTGCCCATCTCCTACCTCACGCACCCGGAGTTCCAGAGCCTGCTGCGGCAGGCCGAGGAAGAGTTTGGCTTCGACCACGACATGGGCCTCACCATCCCCTGCGAGGAGGTCGTCTTCCGCTCCCTCACCTCCATGCTTCGTTGA